The DNA window AATTGATCAATATATACACTCTCCTTATCTTGCACTTTTTTTACTCTTTTTTTAATCCTAACAGTGAACCGTAACGTTTCTTAGTTAAACTTAGGGATATCCCTATAATTATGGCAAAAGAAAGCACTGATGAACCGCCATAACTGATAAACGGCAGCGTCATTCCCTTAGTCGGGAATAAATGCAATGTAACACCGATATTAAAAATAGACTGTAAAGCAAAATACATTAGTAATCCTGCAGTAGAATATATATAAAACAAATTATTATCTTTTATAATTTTAAGGAACCCACGCAATACAATCAGGAAAAACAATAAAATTATTACCGAAGTGAATATAGCCCCTAACTCTTCACCTGAAACTGCAAAAATAAAATCAGTATGCGAGTCCGGTAAAACATTCTTTATCGTCCCCTCTCCGGGGCCTTTACCGAACAACCCTCCGTTTAGGTAAGCTTCTAACGATTTCTCCACCTGATAATTCTCATTTTCTTTCGGGTTTAAAAAACTATCTATTCTACGTGCAACGTGAGGCAGAAACAGATAAGCACCAAATGCTCCGAAAATTGTAAGCCCTCCCGTTACTATTATCCAAACGATCGGAAGCCCAGCAATAAAAAATTGAGTAGCCGTTACAGCCGTGATCGAAATAGTCATTCCTATATCAGGTTGCAATATCAAAAGAATAGCAATCACTAGGTAGAGGAATGAACAAATGGTAAAGCCCGGTAGATTGGATGTGGTATAGCGCTCAGATAGTATTAAGCCGGTTATTACCGCAAAAAATGGTTTTATAAACTCTGAAGGCTGCAAGGAAAACCCTTGGATTGTTATCCATCTCTTCGCGCCTTTAGCTTCATCTCCGATAAATAATACTGCTACCATTAAAGTAAGGAATATTAAGAAACCAAAGAGTGAAAATCTTTTTATAGTTTTTTCCGAGAAGGTCGAGATTAATAATATTAAGCTAACTGCCAGCAATAAAAAAATAAACTGCCTTTTTACAAAATAAAACGAGCTTAGGCCTAATCTCTCGGCCACAGCCGGGCTTGCAGTAGTAATTAGCATAGCACCAATGGAAATTACCATCAGCACGAATATAAGAAAGACTGAGTCAATCGCCCACCACCATCTTTTAAAAAAACCACTTCCCCTTCGTTCAACCATATTCTTTTACTTATAACCCTATTTTGAAAACATACCTTGTAGGAACTTGCCGCCACTTATAATACCTTCCATATCAATCCCATGGCCAAGCTTTTGCCTAAGTAAAGTTTTACACTCTACATTTAAATCATTTAACGTATGCTGAGCTAAGGTCATCATAGAGGCGGGTAATACTTGATCTTCCGCTCCATGTACTAACATAATACTCGGGCTGGATTTTATTTCATTTTTTAATAAATGCGGGCTGAGTAGCATTCCTGAATAACCCAGTACTGCTCTCACCGATGTCTCCCGTCTTAATGCAGTATGCAAAGACATCATAGTTCCTTGCGAAAACCCTAATAATACAACCTGAGAAGGAGTAAGTTTAAATTTAGCAGCCTGTTCATCTATAAAGCTGTTCAAGATTTTTTCCGCTGCTCTTGCACCCTTAGTCATAAACTCATCGTCACGTTGAGTTAAGCTAAACCACTGGAAAGCAGCCCCGCCTCCTTCAAAAAGATGGGGCGCATTAGGCGAGATAAAATGCGCATGGGGTAAATATTCCGCAAGCTCAGGGGCAAGAGATATTAGATCGGAAGCATTGGATCCGTAACCATGCAGCATAATTACTAACTGCTCGGGAGCCGGACTTTTATTGCTTAAATATTCCAAGTATTCAAGTGTCATCTCTCACTTACCATCTAATCATATTAAAATTTTATTAATACCTAGCATTAAAAACCTATTTATATTACTGATATTTCTATAAATAATATTTTTTCATTTTAAGCTTCTTCAAGAATATCAGGGTAAAAACTATAAAACAAATCTTTAAATAATATATTCTTAAGTTTATACACATACTTTCATATTGCTTTTTAAATCACTTTTGGCAATATTTTTTTATAAGCTTTTTACTGAATACATATTAATATAATAGCTTTTTAAAGTAATTTTATTAGTATGTTTAAACTTAATATTAGTGATGAGATTTTTAAATAATGCTTTATTATCTTGCAAACTTACTTATAAATTACTATCCCATGTTAAATGTTTTTAAATATTTAACCTTTAGAAGCGGCGGAGCTATAGCTACGGCTTTATTAGTAAGTTTTTTATTAGGTAATAAAATTATAAACTGGCTGAAATCTATACAGGAAGGCGGCCAACCGATTCGAACCGATGGTCCGGAATCACATCTAATTACCAAAAAAGGAACACCCACTATGGGAGGGGTTCTAATTATTTTAAGTATTACTTTTTCAGTTTTATTATGGGCTGATCTTAGCAATCCTTATATTTGGGTAACGTTGTTCATCACTATTTCTTATGGAGTTCTTGGCTTTTTAGATGATTACCTAAAGATTAAATATAAAAACTCCAAAGGTGTTTCGGGGAAAATAAAATTATTTTGGCAATTTAGCTTAGCATTGATTGCAGGTATTATGGTTTCCTATATTGCTGAGCCTCAGCATGTACGCTTGCTGACTTTTCCGTTTTTTAAGCATCTTGTTTCGGACTTAGGATGGTTCTATTTTGTCTTTATTGCGATTGTAATGACGGGAGCTTCTAATGCGGTAAATTTGACCGATGGCTTGGATGGATTGGCAATAGGTCCGATAATGGTGGTTTCTGCATGTTTTGCACTTATCAGCTATTTAGCGGGGAACGTTAATTTTGCTAATTATCTCCAAATCCATTATATATCGCACTCCGGTGAGCTTGCAGTATTTTGTGCTGCAATGATAGGAGCAGGACTAGGGTTTTTATGGTATAATGCTCCTCCCGCTCAAGTATTCATGGGGGATGTAGGAAGCTTATCTTTGGGCGGAGCAATCGGGGTAATAAGTGTAATTACAAAACATGAGATAGTGCTATTTATTACGGGCGGGTTATTTGTTATTGAAGCTATCTCCGTAATTTTACAAGTCGGCTCTTTCAAACTTAGAGGTAAACGTATATTTAAAATGGCACCAATACATCATCATTATGAAAAATTAGGTTGGCCGGAAACAAAAATAGTTATGCGTTTTTGGATAATCTCTATAATTTTTGCTTTAATTGGTTTATCAACATTAAAACTTAGATAGGGTTATGATTCCGATAAATAAATTTAGATATCAAGAAGTCATACTTCTGGGATTAGGACGTTCAGGACTTCCGGCATTGCATTCATTACTTTGCGGGAAAACCAAAGTTATAGCAATTGATGATAATTTACAGAATGTGAATATCGGCGGCTTAGCCGGAATGCTGCATCAACAGGCAATATCCGAAAGAAATTTAATAGTTAATCCCAGTATTGACCAAATCAATTTTAAAAATATCAGTGCTGTTATTGCAAGCCCGGGTATACCTTTAACTTACCCTAAACCCCATCCAATAATTGAAAAAGCTAAACAGCTGAATATACCGATCACTTCTGATATTGAATTATTATATGAGACTTGCACCAAGTCAAAATATATCGCAATAACCGGTACAAACGGTAAATCTACTACCACTGTCTTAATTGGACATATTTTGAAATATGCTAAGCAAGTTGTACAAGTAGGAGGCAATATCGGAGTTGGGGCATTGCAGTTAGAACCTCTAGACAGTAATGGAATATATGTACTGGAAACTTCTTCTTTTCAACTTGCTTTACTCAATAAAGTTAAATTTGATATTGCTGTATTTCTTAACCTCACTCCTGATCATTTGGATCGCCATAGGGATTTTGATTCTTATAAAGCAGCTAAGCTTAAAATTTTTGAAAATCAAAAATCTGATGATTATGCGATTGTTTCAATAGATACATTAGAAATGCAAAAAATATTCGATTACTTAGCTAAATACGGCAAACAAAAGATTATCCCCCTTTCAATACAAAAAATTACCGAGAATGGGGTAAGTATAATAGATGGTGTAATTTATGATAATATAACCCCTAATGTTCAAAAAGAATTTGAAATTAAAGAATTAAAAAGATTACCGGGAGAACATAATGCCCAAAATATTGCAGCAGCATATGCGGCGGCCAAAATTAACGGTGTTAAAGAGGAAATTATAGTAGAGGCAATAAAATCTTTTAAAGGCTTGGAACATAGAATTGAGTTAGTACTTGAAAAAGGAGAGCTTAAATTTATTAATGACAGCAAAGGCACCAATACCGATGCCACCCAAAATGCTCTTAAAGCTTTTAATAATATTTATTGGATTGCCGGCGGTATTTCCAAAGACCAAGGAATTGAATGTTTATCACATTTATTTGATAGGTTGAAACATGTATACTTAATAGGTGCTGCAGCCCCGAAATTTGCCGAGGTATTTAAAAAATATAATATACCTTATACATGTGCCGGCACTTTGAAAAAGTCTTTAGAATTGATTAAAGAGAGCAATATTAATTCCGGAGTAGTGTTACTCTCTCCGGCTTGCGCTTCATTGGATCAATGGAAAGATTATGAGCAAAGGGGTAATAGTTTTAAGGAAATAGTCAAGGAAATGTGGAATGACTAAAAACCAATTAGAACTATATTTAAGAATAGCTAATTCCTTCTTTGTAAATAGCTGCTATGCTAATCGGTAATAATTACCGTTAATTCTTATTATTACGAATCGGTGTAAAGACATCAGATAAAAGAAATCTTAACTTCTCAGCTTCCACTTTATCTATATAAACCTTGATTACTATAAATTATATTGCTCCATAAAACATTACCGCTTAATGCATCAATAATACCGATTAAAAGATAGGAGGTATCATCATTTTCCATGGCAGCACTTGAATTAGTAAGTACACTTATTACGAAATCACGAGCTCTAGCGCCATTAGTTTTAACCGCTGCCTCATATTCTATAAAAAGTAGTAAATTACTATCGATTTTTTTTCGAAAACAGTTGCAGGTATACCTAAGTTTTCAGATATGGAGAATGCCTTTTCCTCTTCCCATAAAACACGTGCATAAAGCTTACCCTTTGCTGTATTAAAAGATTGCTGCAATCGTGCAAAATCTTCAGATAATTGTTGTTCCCATATCTCTCTTCTATGTAACTTTTTAACTCTGAA is part of the Candidatus Jidaibacter acanthamoeba genome and encodes:
- the murD gene encoding UDP-N-acetylmuramoyl-L-alanine--D-glutamate ligase; translated protein: MIPINKFRYQEVILLGLGRSGLPALHSLLCGKTKVIAIDDNLQNVNIGGLAGMLHQQAISERNLIVNPSIDQINFKNISAVIASPGIPLTYPKPHPIIEKAKQLNIPITSDIELLYETCTKSKYIAITGTNGKSTTTVLIGHILKYAKQVVQVGGNIGVGALQLEPLDSNGIYVLETSSFQLALLNKVKFDIAVFLNLTPDHLDRHRDFDSYKAAKLKIFENQKSDDYAIVSIDTLEMQKIFDYLAKYGKQKIIPLSIQKITENGVSIIDGVIYDNITPNVQKEFEIKELKRLPGEHNAQNIAAAYAAAKINGVKEEIIVEAIKSFKGLEHRIELVLEKGELKFINDSKGTNTDATQNALKAFNNIYWIAGGISKDQGIECLSHLFDRLKHVYLIGAAAPKFAEVFKKYNIPYTCAGTLKKSLELIKESNINSGVVLLSPACASLDQWKDYEQRGNSFKEIVKEMWND
- a CDS encoding alpha/beta hydrolase, with the protein product MTLEYLEYLSNKSPAPEQLVIMLHGYGSNASDLISLAPELAEYLPHAHFISPNAPHLFEGGGAAFQWFSLTQRDDEFMTKGARAAEKILNSFIDEQAAKFKLTPSQVVLLGFSQGTMMSLHTALRRETSVRAVLGYSGMLLSPHLLKNEIKSSPSIMLVHGAEDQVLPASMMTLAQHTLNDLNVECKTLLRQKLGHGIDMEGIISGGKFLQGMFSK
- a CDS encoding FtsW/RodA/SpoVE family cell cycle protein — translated: MVERRGSGFFKRWWWAIDSVFLIFVLMVISIGAMLITTASPAVAERLGLSSFYFVKRQFIFLLLAVSLILLISTFSEKTIKRFSLFGFLIFLTLMVAVLFIGDEAKGAKRWITIQGFSLQPSEFIKPFFAVITGLILSERYTTSNLPGFTICSFLYLVIAILLILQPDIGMTISITAVTATQFFIAGLPIVWIIVTGGLTIFGAFGAYLFLPHVARRIDSFLNPKENENYQVEKSLEAYLNGGLFGKGPGEGTIKNVLPDSHTDFIFAVSGEELGAIFTSVIILLFFLIVLRGFLKIIKDNNLFYIYSTAGLLMYFALQSIFNIGVTLHLFPTKGMTLPFISYGGSSVLSFAIIIGISLSLTKKRYGSLLGLKKE
- the mraY gene encoding phospho-N-acetylmuramoyl-pentapeptide-transferase, whose amino-acid sequence is MLYYLANLLINYYPMLNVFKYLTFRSGGAIATALLVSFLLGNKIINWLKSIQEGGQPIRTDGPESHLITKKGTPTMGGVLIILSITFSVLLWADLSNPYIWVTLFITISYGVLGFLDDYLKIKYKNSKGVSGKIKLFWQFSLALIAGIMVSYIAEPQHVRLLTFPFFKHLVSDLGWFYFVFIAIVMTGASNAVNLTDGLDGLAIGPIMVVSACFALISYLAGNVNFANYLQIHYISHSGELAVFCAAMIGAGLGFLWYNAPPAQVFMGDVGSLSLGGAIGVISVITKHEIVLFITGGLFVIEAISVILQVGSFKLRGKRIFKMAPIHHHYEKLGWPETKIVMRFWIISIIFALIGLSTLKLR